A stretch of the Thermus hydrothermalis genome encodes the following:
- a CDS encoding RecQ family zinc-binding domain-containing protein — protein HPLASLLGWSKFGAALQRHELEENAKRRLDQVRSYAESARCRVRILLKHLGETFAGCGCCDACGGDKGPWEALDRLDAEELERAYRPRDTLLAFFAWAEDNAWPKEGPYMYLGRTSTLMALRGRHKSQSGSLGRKYTDNRFFGHLSFIKPKELERAFDEALKKGYLEIKDTYEGKPLYGLTEEGRARHGRRMKREAADVGA, from the coding sequence TACACCCCTTGGCCTCTCTCTTGGGGTGGTCCAAATTTGGGGCAGCACTTCAGCGCCATGAGCTCGAGGAGAATGCGAAAAGGCGGTTGGATCAGGTGCGGAGCTATGCCGAGAGCGCCCGTTGCCGTGTGCGGATTTTGTTGAAACACCTAGGTGAAACCTTTGCGGGTTGCGGCTGCTGCGATGCCTGCGGGGGCGATAAGGGTCCCTGGGAGGCGCTGGACAGACTCGATGCAGAGGAACTCGAGCGGGCCTACCGTCCCCGGGATACCCTGCTGGCTTTCTTCGCCTGGGCCGAGGATAACGCCTGGCCCAAAGAAGGGCCCTACATGTATTTGGGCAGGACCAGCACCCTCATGGCCCTCAGGGGCCGGCATAAGAGCCAGAGCGGCTCATTAGGCCGCAAGTATACGGACAACCGCTTCTTCGGTCACCTTTCCTTCATTAAGCCGAAGGAGCTGGAGCGCGCTTTTGATGAGGCGCTAAAGAAAGGGTACCTCGAGATCAAAGACACGTACGAGGGTAAACCCCTATACGGGCTCACCGAGGAGGGCCGCGCTCGCCACGGGCGCAGGATGAAGCGGGAGGCGGCGGATGTCGGAGCTTGA
- a CDS encoding transcription antiterminator BglG: MADLWTHALNLDHAVKESGVAQARVAFEDFEGVKPLMRQVWQGERWKNLREPVRSRGEELVPARVLLGYLRGYFLYREVPENDQAFWPNFLKDLGIEGHQLPAPDEYDRLWEALQWHIETRPHLRTHQGGKRDFIGSLDAIFQFKALRLNALKDSFLTFYQTGELPVAAHPYEQVFRRLREAMEVLLEEDRLTVDLCDQGAVLEFLKQSGIYLGEPNPVRLLFHRSDQALKDLYGKLKGKKPTSRSTGTRFRHKQVRVECLECLPGLAEIRPVLTREPILEGWKVYGKVTLEDGRFKRFFWVPRFTPEGEPIAEELEVTFEEGEIVRFRLHHKAFALRFSRERWKFGEHIELRPIHFDPDRDPLRFSLESGGEPKERLEDLEREMTQASIPTDTVIAEIRVDGRGDDWRKIAVLPVEVRPDVECQVLPEGLFVRTRPPGLEVRIRVFYGERLLREESLTTKPEGQLVAEVEQIPLRIEVCLFTETQSFALAPAGWPERWWRQGWGWSCKELCVGVTEYRAHAPRLP, translated from the coding sequence ATGGCTGATCTATGGACCCATGCGCTGAACCTGGATCATGCAGTGAAAGAGAGCGGGGTAGCCCAGGCCCGCGTGGCCTTTGAGGATTTCGAAGGGGTAAAGCCCCTCATGCGCCAGGTGTGGCAGGGTGAGCGCTGGAAGAATCTACGGGAACCGGTTCGCTCCCGAGGGGAAGAGTTGGTTCCCGCTCGAGTTCTCCTCGGCTACCTGCGGGGCTACTTTCTTTATCGGGAGGTGCCGGAGAACGACCAGGCCTTCTGGCCGAATTTCTTGAAAGACCTTGGGATCGAGGGGCACCAGCTCCCCGCGCCGGATGAGTACGACCGCCTTTGGGAAGCTTTGCAGTGGCACATCGAGACGAGACCCCACCTCAGAACACACCAGGGGGGCAAGCGGGATTTCATCGGCAGCCTGGACGCGATCTTCCAGTTCAAGGCTCTCCGCCTCAATGCGCTCAAAGATTCCTTCCTGACCTTTTATCAGACCGGGGAGCTTCCCGTGGCGGCCCATCCCTACGAGCAAGTGTTCCGCAGGCTCCGGGAAGCAATGGAAGTTCTCCTGGAGGAAGACAGGCTGACCGTGGATTTATGCGATCAAGGAGCGGTGCTTGAGTTCCTCAAGCAAAGTGGTATCTACTTGGGGGAGCCGAATCCCGTGCGGCTCCTGTTCCACCGCTCCGACCAGGCCCTGAAAGACCTTTATGGGAAGCTGAAAGGAAAGAAGCCGACCTCCAGAAGCACCGGCACGCGTTTCCGACACAAGCAAGTGAGGGTTGAGTGCCTGGAATGCCTGCCGGGGCTTGCGGAAATCCGGCCTGTGCTCACCCGAGAGCCGATACTGGAGGGTTGGAAGGTTTACGGCAAGGTAACGCTGGAAGACGGACGCTTCAAACGATTTTTCTGGGTGCCCAGGTTCACGCCAGAGGGAGAGCCCATAGCCGAGGAGCTGGAGGTCACCTTTGAGGAAGGCGAGATTGTGCGCTTCCGTCTGCACCACAAGGCGTTTGCCCTGCGTTTTTCCCGCGAACGGTGGAAGTTTGGTGAACATATAGAGTTGCGGCCCATTCATTTTGACCCCGACCGAGATCCCCTGCGCTTCTCGCTCGAGTCTGGAGGTGAGCCAAAAGAGCGATTGGAGGATTTGGAACGAGAGATGACACAAGCCTCCATTCCAACCGACACAGTTATCGCTGAGATCAGGGTTGATGGTCGGGGGGACGACTGGCGGAAAATAGCGGTCTTGCCTGTAGAGGTCAGGCCTGACGTGGAGTGTCAAGTGTTACCCGAAGGGCTCTTTGTCCGTACCCGACCTCCGGGCCTCGAGGTGCGGATTCGCGTCTTTTATGGGGAGCGGCTTCTAAGGGAAGAATCTCTAACCACGAAACCCGAGGGGCAATTGGTGGCGGAGGTGGAGCAAATACCTTTACGCATCGAGGTTTGTTTGTTTACCGAAACCCAGTCCTTTGCCCTGGCACCGGCAGGGTGGCCTGAGAGATGGTGGCGGCAAGGCTGGGGCTGGTCTTGTAAGGAATTATGTGTAGGAGTCACCGAGTACCGGGCCCACGCACCGCGCCTCCCATGA
- a CDS encoding PIN domain-containing protein produces MEAIPAVCRVLWPNWPIGERAARLSQGLALPLVDALVLATALEAGARVL; encoded by the coding sequence TTGGAGGCCATCCCCGCCGTATGTCGGGTCCTTTGGCCCAACTGGCCGATTGGGGAACGGGCGGCCCGCCTCTCCCAGGGGCTCGCCCTACCCCTGGTGGACGCCCTGGTCCTGGCCACGGCCCTGGAGGCGGGGGCCCGGGTCCTCTAG
- a CDS encoding ribbon-helix-helix protein, CopG family: MRLTVHLPEDLARLLREAAANEGKSLSALTAEALAYYLQDKRRTALGRKVLERAGRVRPTEEAHRLLEEGRPDRP, encoded by the coding sequence ATGCGCCTAACCGTCCACCTCCCCGAAGACCTGGCCCGCCTCCTCCGGGAAGCCGCCGCCAACGAGGGCAAGTCCTTGAGCGCCCTCACCGCGGAGGCCCTCGCTTACTACCTCCAGGACAAGCGGCGCACCGCCCTGGGGCGGAAGGTGCTGGAGCGGGCGGGCCGCGTCCGCCCCACCGAGGAAGCCCACCGCCTCCTGGAGGAGGGGCGGCCTGACCGGCCTTGA
- a CDS encoding ParA family protein — MAKKLTPLSEWAAQRGMTYHQAWKLAKAGQIRTETAGRFLLVVEEEAEASPKPKGAYTFFTHAGGAGKTSLTRDLGYEMASRGYRVLLVDADPQANLTAWLGMNDVDPEEDTLLRFYFREKLPEPRQVLEGLDLVPSHVNLAEAEVKLGSQSHLTLALRGALEEWLERYDLIFLDSLPSLGPLAISAALAGQGLLVPVELSRKSIQALEIVLRVAASYARTLSLMRLWSGGSFIRAIFPNQAEGTVRDREIMDYLREEVASIVPVAEPLTRRPAVYREAQASHTPVQLVGDEEVRRQLRLLGDFFVEEVLQGVKEEVGA, encoded by the coding sequence ATGGCCAAGAAACTCACCCCCCTCAGCGAGTGGGCCGCCCAGCGGGGCATGACCTACCACCAGGCCTGGAAGCTGGCCAAGGCTGGCCAGATCCGCACTGAAACGGCGGGGCGCTTTCTCCTCGTGGTGGAGGAGGAAGCCGAAGCGTCTCCGAAGCCCAAGGGCGCCTACACCTTCTTCACCCACGCCGGCGGGGCCGGAAAGACCTCCCTTACCCGGGACCTGGGCTACGAGATGGCCTCCCGGGGGTACCGCGTTCTCCTGGTCGATGCCGACCCCCAGGCCAACCTCACCGCCTGGCTCGGGATGAACGATGTTGACCCGGAGGAAGACACCCTCCTCCGCTTCTACTTCCGGGAAAAGCTTCCCGAACCCCGGCAGGTCCTCGAGGGGCTCGACCTCGTTCCCTCCCACGTGAACCTGGCGGAAGCGGAGGTCAAGCTCGGTAGCCAGTCCCACCTCACCCTTGCCCTGCGGGGCGCCCTCGAGGAGTGGCTCGAGCGCTACGACCTCATCTTCCTGGACTCCCTCCCCTCCTTGGGCCCCCTGGCCATCTCCGCCGCCCTTGCCGGCCAGGGGCTCCTCGTCCCGGTGGAGCTTTCCCGCAAGAGCATCCAGGCCCTGGAAATCGTCCTCCGGGTGGCCGCCAGCTACGCCCGCACCCTGTCCCTCATGCGCCTCTGGTCGGGGGGGAGCTTCATCCGGGCCATCTTCCCCAACCAGGCGGAGGGCACGGTGCGGGACCGGGAAATCATGGATTACCTCCGGGAGGAAGTAGCGTCCATTGTCCCCGTAGCCGAACCCCTCACCCGCCGCCCCGCCGTCTACCGGGAAGCGCAAGCCAGCCACACCCCGGTCCAACTGGTGGGGGATGAGGAAGTCCGGCGCCAGCTCCGCCTCCTGGGGGACTTCTTCGTTGAAGAAGTCCTTCAGGGCGTGAAGGAGGAGGTGGGGGCATGA
- a CDS encoding ParB/RepB/Spo0J family partition protein, whose amino-acid sequence MEELRKGQGATPGARTLPLEALSPRLQPRRRFDEASLQALAESIRAHGVLEPLLVRPVEGGKYEIIAGERRYRAAGMAGLKEVPVVVLEVDEKAASAIALMENLQREDLNPYEETIGVLDLLALELGRNREEVVSLLHRMLHEKKGHVARNVSGNPEAQKVEEVFRLLGRMSWESFVRTRLPLLTLPEDLREALEAGSIPYTAALELKKVKDDGLRRALLEEVKAGLSLRDLKAKVRQALKREEAPRPWHREVLAKLARVDLEALPSDKRALVEEKLKELEALLG is encoded by the coding sequence ATGGAGGAGCTCAGGAAGGGACAGGGCGCAACCCCAGGCGCCCGAACCCTTCCCCTCGAGGCCCTCTCCCCCCGCCTCCAGCCCCGCCGCCGCTTTGACGAGGCCTCCCTCCAGGCCCTGGCCGAGTCCATCCGGGCCCACGGGGTCCTGGAGCCCCTCCTGGTCCGCCCCGTGGAGGGCGGGAAGTACGAGATTATCGCCGGGGAGAGGCGCTACCGGGCGGCGGGGATGGCGGGGCTTAAGGAGGTCCCCGTGGTGGTCCTGGAGGTGGACGAGAAGGCCGCCTCCGCCATCGCCCTCATGGAGAACCTCCAGCGTGAGGACCTGAACCCCTACGAGGAAACCATCGGGGTCCTGGACCTCCTGGCTCTGGAGCTCGGGAGGAACAGGGAAGAGGTGGTGAGCCTCCTCCACCGGATGCTCCATGAGAAGAAGGGGCACGTTGCCCGAAACGTTTCGGGCAACCCCGAAGCTCAAAAGGTGGAGGAGGTGTTCCGCCTCCTTGGCCGTATGTCTTGGGAGTCCTTTGTACGAACCCGCCTCCCCCTCCTCACCCTCCCCGAGGATCTGAGGGAGGCCCTCGAGGCCGGCTCCATCCCCTACACCGCCGCCTTGGAGCTCAAGAAGGTAAAGGACGATGGCCTTCGGAGGGCCCTTCTGGAAGAAGTGAAGGCGGGTCTCTCCTTGCGGGACCTGAAGGCTAAGGTGCGGCAGGCCCTGAAGCGGGAGGAGGCCCCTAGGCCCTGGCACCGGGAGGTCTTGGCGAAGCTCGCCAGGGTTGACCTCGAGGCCCTCCCCTCTGATAAGCGGGCTTTGGTGGAGGAGAAGCTAAAGGAGCTTGAAGCGCTCCTTGGGTAA
- a CDS encoding protein-tyrosine phosphatase family protein: MGGLRAIVVEWPDYGVPSFVTRSHWEVLANYLREKVGRLYVGCDGGLGRTGTTLAILAGLWRLTDSPVTFVRERYDPHAVETPEQEAYVTSMMPPGR, translated from the coding sequence ATGGGTGGGCTTAGGGCCATCGTGGTGGAGTGGCCAGACTACGGGGTGCCAAGCTTCGTCACACGGAGCCACTGGGAAGTCCTAGCCAACTATTTACGGGAGAAGGTTGGGCGCCTCTACGTGGGATGTGACGGGGGCTTGGGCCGTACGGGTACAACTTTGGCCATTTTGGCGGGGTTATGGCGTTTAACGGACTCTCCCGTGACCTTTGTGCGGGAGCGGTACGATCCCCACGCTGTGGAAACGCCCGAACAGGAAGCGTACGTGACCAGCATGATGCCACCAGGACGTTGA